One region of Roseovarius faecimaris genomic DNA includes:
- the nuoH gene encoding NADH-quinone oxidoreductase subunit NuoH, with protein sequence MAEFFTTPLGTFVIILAQCLAVLGFVMISLLFLVYGDRKIWAAVQMRRGPNVVGTFGLLQSVADALKYVVKEVVVPAGADKPVFFLAPMTSFVLAVIAWAVIPFNEGWVISDINVAILYVFAMSSLEVYGVIMGGWASNSKYPFLGSLRSAAQMISYEVSIGLIIIGVIISTGSMNFGAIVSAQDTAYGFFGWYWLPHLPMVFLFFISCLAETNRPPFDLPEAESELVAGYQVEYSATPFLLFMAGEYIAIFLMCALTSLLFFGGWLSPIPGIPDGVLWMIAKMAFFFFIFAMVKAITPRYRYDQLMRIGWKVFLPLSLAWVVIVSFLAKFEVFGAFWARYAMGG encoded by the coding sequence ATGGCTGAATTCTTTACAACCCCGCTCGGGACATTCGTGATTATCCTGGCCCAATGCCTTGCGGTGCTGGGCTTCGTGATGATCAGCCTCTTGTTCCTTGTCTATGGCGACCGCAAGATCTGGGCCGCCGTTCAGATGCGCCGCGGGCCCAACGTGGTGGGCACGTTCGGCCTGCTGCAATCGGTGGCCGACGCGCTGAAATACGTGGTCAAGGAAGTGGTGGTGCCAGCAGGCGCCGACAAGCCGGTCTTCTTCCTGGCGCCCATGACCAGCTTCGTGCTGGCGGTGATCGCCTGGGCGGTGATCCCGTTCAATGAGGGCTGGGTGATCTCTGACATTAACGTCGCCATCCTCTATGTCTTCGCCATGTCCTCGCTGGAGGTTTACGGCGTGATCATGGGCGGCTGGGCGTCGAACTCCAAATACCCGTTCCTGGGCTCGTTGCGCTCGGCGGCGCAGATGATCTCCTACGAGGTGTCCATCGGTTTGATCATCATCGGTGTGATCATTTCGACGGGCAGCATGAATTTCGGCGCCATCGTGTCCGCGCAGGACACCGCCTATGGCTTCTTCGGATGGTACTGGCTGCCGCATCTGCCGATGGTGTTCCTGTTCTTCATCTCCTGCCTGGCCGAAACGAACCGGCCTCCCTTCGACCTGCCCGAGGCGGAATCGGAACTCGTCGCGGGCTATCAGGTGGAATATTCCGCAACGCCCTTCCTTTTGTTCATGGCGGGCGAATATATCGCCATCTTCCTGATGTGCGCGCTCACCTCGCTTCTGTTCTTCGGCGGTTGGCTCTCGCCCATCCCGGGTATCCCCGACGGGGTGCTCTGGATGATTGCCAAGATGGCCTTCTTCTTCTTCATCTTCGCCATGGTGAAGGCGATCACCCCGCGGTATCGCTATGACCAGCTCATGCGCATCGGCTGGAAAGTATTCCTGCCGCTCAGCCTGGCCTGGGTCGTGATCGTGTCCTTCCTGGCGAAGTTCGAAGTCTTCGGCGCCTTCTGGGCCCGCTACGCGATGGGAGGCTGA
- a CDS encoding methyltransferase domain-containing protein encodes MGVDYVLFDRLVELSTRFKPEGRTLMLGRQAFGIQTRYRQMYEATLKRHGIDAKRFDFLQEDGFAETLMRRLGFGEIETMDFSDYEGAQVIHDLNTLPDESLENQFDLIFDGGTVEHVFNVPNELEGIFRMLKPGGRFVSANGLNGWYGHGMYQFNPELVWTFWGRACNCRVIDCRAVPVEPDQDFSQVEFQDPALTGHRLWLKGKIGPGRTYLYYEVEKTDESHLPTFALQSDYETKWAGHDTAGETRLQQARG; translated from the coding sequence ATGGGTGTCGACTACGTCCTTTTTGACAGGCTGGTAGAGCTTTCGACCCGGTTCAAACCGGAAGGTCGGACGCTTATGCTTGGCCGTCAGGCGTTCGGTATCCAGACAAGGTATCGCCAGATGTACGAGGCCACGCTCAAGCGTCACGGGATCGACGCCAAGCGGTTCGATTTCCTGCAAGAGGACGGTTTTGCCGAAACGCTGATGCGCCGCCTCGGCTTTGGCGAGATCGAGACGATGGATTTCTCTGATTACGAAGGCGCGCAGGTGATCCATGACCTGAACACGCTGCCCGATGAGAGCCTTGAGAACCAGTTCGACCTGATCTTTGACGGTGGCACGGTGGAGCATGTGTTCAACGTGCCCAACGAGCTGGAAGGTATCTTTCGGATGCTGAAACCCGGCGGGCGGTTCGTGTCGGCCAACGGGCTGAACGGCTGGTATGGCCACGGTATGTATCAGTTCAACCCCGAGCTGGTCTGGACCTTCTGGGGCCGCGCCTGCAATTGCCGCGTCATCGACTGCCGCGCCGTTCCGGTGGAGCCCGATCAGGACTTCAGCCAGGTGGAGTTTCAGGATCCGGCGCTGACCGGGCATCGCCTGTGGCTCAAGGGCAAGATCGGGCCGGGGCGCACCTATCTTTATTACGAGGTGGAAAAGACCGACGAGTCCCACCTGCCGACATTCGCGCTGCAAAGCGATTATGAAACCAAATGGGCCGGGCATGACACTGCCGGCGAGACCAGACTGCAACAGGCGAGGGGCTGA
- the nuoI gene encoding NADH-quinone oxidoreductase subunit NuoI, translated as MTQIDYGRAAGYFLLKDFFVGFKLGLKYFFAPKATLNYPHEKGPLSPRFRGEHALRRYPNGEERCIACKLCEAICPAQAITIDAEPRDDGSRRTTRYDIDMTKCIYCGFCQEACPVDAIVEGPNFEFATETREELFYDKAKLLENGDRWEAEIARNLELDAPYR; from the coding sequence ATGACCCAGATCGATTATGGACGTGCTGCCGGGTATTTCCTGCTCAAGGATTTCTTCGTCGGCTTCAAGCTGGGGCTGAAGTATTTCTTCGCCCCCAAGGCCACGCTGAATTACCCGCATGAAAAGGGGCCGCTTTCCCCGCGCTTTCGCGGCGAACATGCCCTGCGCCGTTATCCTAATGGCGAGGAGCGCTGCATTGCCTGCAAACTCTGCGAGGCGATCTGCCCGGCGCAGGCGATCACCATCGACGCCGAGCCGCGCGATGACGGCTCCCGCCGGACCACCCGCTATGACATCGACATGACGAAATGCATCTATTGCGGCTTCTGTCAGGAGGCCTGCCCGGTCGATGCCATCGTCGAAGGGCCAAACTTCGAGTTTGCCACCGAAACCCGCGAGGAGCTGTTCTACGACAAGGCCAAGCTTCTGGAAAACGGCGATCGCTGGGAAGCCGAGATCGCCCGCAACCTCGAACTGGACGCACCGTACAGATGA